The following are encoded together in the Oreochromis aureus strain Israel breed Guangdong linkage group 18, ZZ_aureus, whole genome shotgun sequence genome:
- the LOC116335268 gene encoding acyl-CoA-binding domain-containing protein 5A-like isoform X2: MAQEEDKHSLESKFAAAVKVIRSLPEEGTFQPSDDMMLMFYSYYKQATMGPCNISRPTGFWDTHGKAKWDAWSSLGNMTKEEAMKSYIENIQLILETVPISEDVSDLVQMLGNFYTEVEGEEAEENEVDRRPFTRPFAQHADELVKPFKKPTMEGYGDLWDDIQNLHENEKDSSACGLSVSSEENSGVERNEGSSQWRRSEEEENGDEGHNADDEDKEEERDWSPDPRLLMVEDKRWRSDTKGSCSSVEPSVSSFTNGTHSSLNSDVEEEELACTIEPSVQYNPYMHVNGHLSDHNDAIPEKNHRSTDSDNEEFCDSMEHLATDERLSTSKGLSQGSGAGSMKQRDVWFESNTTLIDGEDHVLTGDVKEGISPRKHNSSLSRTGRGSQTPRATCSAEPFVSVNATCCCVSPSRLHPGTVTRGSINEQIATALLRLQRDMANVLYRLHALEELTKSQSRSSLPRRGDSVTVPRQFLRPSWWPCDFSPLTVVFTALWPLITHWLVHLYLQRKRSKIL, translated from the exons ATGGCGCAGGAGGAGGACAAGCACAGCCTGGAGTCGAAATTTGCTGCGGCAGTTAAAGTGATCCGGAGTTTGCCCGAAGAAG GTACTTTTCAGCCATCTGATGACATGATGCTGATGTTCTACAGTTACTATAAGCAGGCCACTATGGGGCCGTGCAACATTTCCAGACCAACCGGCTTCTGGGACACCCACGGAAAAGCTAAATG GGATGCATGGAGCTCTTTAGGAAATATGACAAAGGAGGAAGCCATGAAGAGTTATATTGAGAACATCCAGCTG attCTGGAGACTGTGCCAATTTCAGAAGATGTGTCTGACCTGGTACAGATGCTGGGAAATTTCTACACAGAGGTAGAGGGAGAGGAGGCTGAAGAAAACGAGGTGGACAGGAGACCCTTCACCAGGCCCTTTGCACAACATGCGG ATGAGCTGGTTAAACCTTTTAAGAAGCCAACAATGGAAG GGTATGGGGATCTGTGGGATGATATTCAGAACCTCCACGAAAACGAAAAAGACAGCAGTGCTTGTGGCTTGAGTGTCAGTAGCGAGGAGAATAGTGGCGTGGAGAGAAATGAGGGAAGTAGTCAATGGAGGAGAAGTGAGGAAGAGGAAAATGGGGATGAAGGACACAATGCGGACGATGAAGACAAGGAGGAGGAAAGAG ACTGGAGTCCTGACCCACGGCTGTTAATGGTGGAGGACAAGAGGTGGAGGTCTGACACTAAAGGCTCCTGCAGCAGTGTGGAGCCCAGCGTGTCCTCCTTCACCAACGGGACACACAGCTCCCTCAACAGCGatgtggaggaggaagagctggcaTGTACCATAGAGCCCAGTGTACAGTATAACCCATACATGCATGTTAATGGACATCTGAGTG ATCATAACGATGCTATTCCTGAGAAGAACCACCGATCCACTGACTCAGATAATGAAGAGTTCTGTGACTCAATGGAGCACCTAGCCACGGATGAG CGGCTGTCCACGTCCAAAGGCCTCTCACAGGGATCAGGAGCTGGCTCGATGAAGCAAAGGGATGTCTGGTTTGAGAGCAACACCACCCTGATAGATGGAGAAGATCATGTCCTCACAGGAGATGTTAAAGAAGGGATTAGTCcaagaaaacacaacagctcCTTGTCAAGAACAGGGAGAG GTTCTCAGACACCGAGGGCTACCTGCAGCGCTGAGCCATTTGTGAGCGTAAATGCCACCTGCTGTTGTGTGTCACCGAGCAGACTGCATCCTGGGACTGTTACCAGGGGAAGCATCAATGAGCAAATAGCCACTGCTCTGCTGAGACTGCAGCGCGACATGGCCAATGTGCTGTACAGGCTGCATGCTCTGGAGGAGCTGACCAAGTCACAG tcaAGATCCTCTTTGCCAAGGCGGGGAGACTCTGTAACTGTACCAAGACAG ttcCTGAGACCATCATGGTGGCCTTGTGACTTCTCCCCACTCACAGTCGTGTTCACCGCACTCTGGCCTCTTATCACCCACTGGCTTGTCCACCTTTACTTACAACGAAAGAGAAG CAAAATACTGTGA
- the LOC116335268 gene encoding acyl-CoA-binding domain-containing protein 5A-like isoform X1, which translates to MSSFSGLGMAQEEDKHSLESKFAAAVKVIRSLPEEGTFQPSDDMMLMFYSYYKQATMGPCNISRPTGFWDTHGKAKWDAWSSLGNMTKEEAMKSYIENIQLILETVPISEDVSDLVQMLGNFYTEVEGEEAEENEVDRRPFTRPFAQHADELVKPFKKPTMEGYGDLWDDIQNLHENEKDSSACGLSVSSEENSGVERNEGSSQWRRSEEEENGDEGHNADDEDKEEERDWSPDPRLLMVEDKRWRSDTKGSCSSVEPSVSSFTNGTHSSLNSDVEEEELACTIEPSVQYNPYMHVNGHLSDHNDAIPEKNHRSTDSDNEEFCDSMEHLATDERLSTSKGLSQGSGAGSMKQRDVWFESNTTLIDGEDHVLTGDVKEGISPRKHNSSLSRTGRGSQTPRATCSAEPFVSVNATCCCVSPSRLHPGTVTRGSINEQIATALLRLQRDMANVLYRLHALEELTKSQSRSSLPRRGDSVTVPRQFLRPSWWPCDFSPLTVVFTALWPLITHWLVHLYLQRKRSKIL; encoded by the exons ATGTCATCCTTCAGTGGACTCGGCATGGCGCAGGAGGAGGACAAGCACAGCCTGGAGTCGAAATTTGCTGCGGCAGTTAAAGTGATCCGGAGTTTGCCCGAAGAAG GTACTTTTCAGCCATCTGATGACATGATGCTGATGTTCTACAGTTACTATAAGCAGGCCACTATGGGGCCGTGCAACATTTCCAGACCAACCGGCTTCTGGGACACCCACGGAAAAGCTAAATG GGATGCATGGAGCTCTTTAGGAAATATGACAAAGGAGGAAGCCATGAAGAGTTATATTGAGAACATCCAGCTG attCTGGAGACTGTGCCAATTTCAGAAGATGTGTCTGACCTGGTACAGATGCTGGGAAATTTCTACACAGAGGTAGAGGGAGAGGAGGCTGAAGAAAACGAGGTGGACAGGAGACCCTTCACCAGGCCCTTTGCACAACATGCGG ATGAGCTGGTTAAACCTTTTAAGAAGCCAACAATGGAAG GGTATGGGGATCTGTGGGATGATATTCAGAACCTCCACGAAAACGAAAAAGACAGCAGTGCTTGTGGCTTGAGTGTCAGTAGCGAGGAGAATAGTGGCGTGGAGAGAAATGAGGGAAGTAGTCAATGGAGGAGAAGTGAGGAAGAGGAAAATGGGGATGAAGGACACAATGCGGACGATGAAGACAAGGAGGAGGAAAGAG ACTGGAGTCCTGACCCACGGCTGTTAATGGTGGAGGACAAGAGGTGGAGGTCTGACACTAAAGGCTCCTGCAGCAGTGTGGAGCCCAGCGTGTCCTCCTTCACCAACGGGACACACAGCTCCCTCAACAGCGatgtggaggaggaagagctggcaTGTACCATAGAGCCCAGTGTACAGTATAACCCATACATGCATGTTAATGGACATCTGAGTG ATCATAACGATGCTATTCCTGAGAAGAACCACCGATCCACTGACTCAGATAATGAAGAGTTCTGTGACTCAATGGAGCACCTAGCCACGGATGAG CGGCTGTCCACGTCCAAAGGCCTCTCACAGGGATCAGGAGCTGGCTCGATGAAGCAAAGGGATGTCTGGTTTGAGAGCAACACCACCCTGATAGATGGAGAAGATCATGTCCTCACAGGAGATGTTAAAGAAGGGATTAGTCcaagaaaacacaacagctcCTTGTCAAGAACAGGGAGAG GTTCTCAGACACCGAGGGCTACCTGCAGCGCTGAGCCATTTGTGAGCGTAAATGCCACCTGCTGTTGTGTGTCACCGAGCAGACTGCATCCTGGGACTGTTACCAGGGGAAGCATCAATGAGCAAATAGCCACTGCTCTGCTGAGACTGCAGCGCGACATGGCCAATGTGCTGTACAGGCTGCATGCTCTGGAGGAGCTGACCAAGTCACAG tcaAGATCCTCTTTGCCAAGGCGGGGAGACTCTGTAACTGTACCAAGACAG ttcCTGAGACCATCATGGTGGCCTTGTGACTTCTCCCCACTCACAGTCGTGTTCACCGCACTCTGGCCTCTTATCACCCACTGGCTTGTCCACCTTTACTTACAACGAAAGAGAAG CAAAATACTGTGA
- the LOC116335268 gene encoding acyl-CoA-binding domain-containing protein 5A-like isoform X4 yields MSSFSGLGMAQEEDKHSLESKFAAAVKVIRSLPEEGTFQPSDDMMLMFYSYYKQATMGPCNISRPTGFWDTHGKAKWDAWSSLGNMTKEEAMKSYIENIQLILETVPISEDVSDLVQMLGNFYTEVEGEEAEENEVDRRPFTRPFAQHADELVKPFKKPTMEGYGDLWDDIQNLHENEKDSSACGLSVSSEENSGVERNEGSSQWRRSEEEENGDEGHNADDEDKEEERDWSPDPRLLMVEDKRWRSDTKGSCSSVEPSVSSFTNGTHSSLNSDVEEEELACTIEPSVQYNPYMHVNGHLSDHNDAIPEKNHRSTDSDNEEFCDSMEHLATDERLSTSKGLSQGSGAGSMKQRDVWFESNTTLIDGEDHVLTGDVKEGISPRKHNSSLSRTGRVWISFQVLRHRGLPAALSHL; encoded by the exons ATGTCATCCTTCAGTGGACTCGGCATGGCGCAGGAGGAGGACAAGCACAGCCTGGAGTCGAAATTTGCTGCGGCAGTTAAAGTGATCCGGAGTTTGCCCGAAGAAG GTACTTTTCAGCCATCTGATGACATGATGCTGATGTTCTACAGTTACTATAAGCAGGCCACTATGGGGCCGTGCAACATTTCCAGACCAACCGGCTTCTGGGACACCCACGGAAAAGCTAAATG GGATGCATGGAGCTCTTTAGGAAATATGACAAAGGAGGAAGCCATGAAGAGTTATATTGAGAACATCCAGCTG attCTGGAGACTGTGCCAATTTCAGAAGATGTGTCTGACCTGGTACAGATGCTGGGAAATTTCTACACAGAGGTAGAGGGAGAGGAGGCTGAAGAAAACGAGGTGGACAGGAGACCCTTCACCAGGCCCTTTGCACAACATGCGG ATGAGCTGGTTAAACCTTTTAAGAAGCCAACAATGGAAG GGTATGGGGATCTGTGGGATGATATTCAGAACCTCCACGAAAACGAAAAAGACAGCAGTGCTTGTGGCTTGAGTGTCAGTAGCGAGGAGAATAGTGGCGTGGAGAGAAATGAGGGAAGTAGTCAATGGAGGAGAAGTGAGGAAGAGGAAAATGGGGATGAAGGACACAATGCGGACGATGAAGACAAGGAGGAGGAAAGAG ACTGGAGTCCTGACCCACGGCTGTTAATGGTGGAGGACAAGAGGTGGAGGTCTGACACTAAAGGCTCCTGCAGCAGTGTGGAGCCCAGCGTGTCCTCCTTCACCAACGGGACACACAGCTCCCTCAACAGCGatgtggaggaggaagagctggcaTGTACCATAGAGCCCAGTGTACAGTATAACCCATACATGCATGTTAATGGACATCTGAGTG ATCATAACGATGCTATTCCTGAGAAGAACCACCGATCCACTGACTCAGATAATGAAGAGTTCTGTGACTCAATGGAGCACCTAGCCACGGATGAG CGGCTGTCCACGTCCAAAGGCCTCTCACAGGGATCAGGAGCTGGCTCGATGAAGCAAAGGGATGTCTGGTTTGAGAGCAACACCACCCTGATAGATGGAGAAGATCATGTCCTCACAGGAGATGTTAAAGAAGGGATTAGTCcaagaaaacacaacagctcCTTGTCAAGAACAGGGAGAG TCTGGATCTCCTTCCAGGTTCTCAGACACCGAGGGCTACCTGCAGCGCTGAGCCATTTGTGA
- the LOC116335268 gene encoding acyl-CoA-binding domain-containing protein 5-B-like isoform X3: MSSFSGLGMAQEEDKHSLESKFAAAVKVIRSLPEEGTFQPSDDMMLMFYSYYKQATMGPCNISRPTGFWDTHGKAKWDAWSSLGNMTKEEAMKSYIENIQLILETVPISEDVSDLVQMLGNFYTEVEGEEAEENEVDRRPFTRPFAQHADWSPDPRLLMVEDKRWRSDTKGSCSSVEPSVSSFTNGTHSSLNSDVEEEELACTIEPSVQYNPYMHVNGHLSDHNDAIPEKNHRSTDSDNEEFCDSMEHLATDERLSTSKGLSQGSGAGSMKQRDVWFESNTTLIDGEDHVLTGDVKEGISPRKHNSSLSRTGRGSQTPRATCSAEPFVSVNATCCCVSPSRLHPGTVTRGSINEQIATALLRLQRDMANVLYRLHALEELTKSQSRSSLPRRGDSVTVPRQFLRPSWWPCDFSPLTVVFTALWPLITHWLVHLYLQRKRSKIL; the protein is encoded by the exons ATGTCATCCTTCAGTGGACTCGGCATGGCGCAGGAGGAGGACAAGCACAGCCTGGAGTCGAAATTTGCTGCGGCAGTTAAAGTGATCCGGAGTTTGCCCGAAGAAG GTACTTTTCAGCCATCTGATGACATGATGCTGATGTTCTACAGTTACTATAAGCAGGCCACTATGGGGCCGTGCAACATTTCCAGACCAACCGGCTTCTGGGACACCCACGGAAAAGCTAAATG GGATGCATGGAGCTCTTTAGGAAATATGACAAAGGAGGAAGCCATGAAGAGTTATATTGAGAACATCCAGCTG attCTGGAGACTGTGCCAATTTCAGAAGATGTGTCTGACCTGGTACAGATGCTGGGAAATTTCTACACAGAGGTAGAGGGAGAGGAGGCTGAAGAAAACGAGGTGGACAGGAGACCCTTCACCAGGCCCTTTGCACAACATGCGG ACTGGAGTCCTGACCCACGGCTGTTAATGGTGGAGGACAAGAGGTGGAGGTCTGACACTAAAGGCTCCTGCAGCAGTGTGGAGCCCAGCGTGTCCTCCTTCACCAACGGGACACACAGCTCCCTCAACAGCGatgtggaggaggaagagctggcaTGTACCATAGAGCCCAGTGTACAGTATAACCCATACATGCATGTTAATGGACATCTGAGTG ATCATAACGATGCTATTCCTGAGAAGAACCACCGATCCACTGACTCAGATAATGAAGAGTTCTGTGACTCAATGGAGCACCTAGCCACGGATGAG CGGCTGTCCACGTCCAAAGGCCTCTCACAGGGATCAGGAGCTGGCTCGATGAAGCAAAGGGATGTCTGGTTTGAGAGCAACACCACCCTGATAGATGGAGAAGATCATGTCCTCACAGGAGATGTTAAAGAAGGGATTAGTCcaagaaaacacaacagctcCTTGTCAAGAACAGGGAGAG GTTCTCAGACACCGAGGGCTACCTGCAGCGCTGAGCCATTTGTGAGCGTAAATGCCACCTGCTGTTGTGTGTCACCGAGCAGACTGCATCCTGGGACTGTTACCAGGGGAAGCATCAATGAGCAAATAGCCACTGCTCTGCTGAGACTGCAGCGCGACATGGCCAATGTGCTGTACAGGCTGCATGCTCTGGAGGAGCTGACCAAGTCACAG tcaAGATCCTCTTTGCCAAGGCGGGGAGACTCTGTAACTGTACCAAGACAG ttcCTGAGACCATCATGGTGGCCTTGTGACTTCTCCCCACTCACAGTCGTGTTCACCGCACTCTGGCCTCTTATCACCCACTGGCTTGTCCACCTTTACTTACAACGAAAGAGAAG CAAAATACTGTGA